The bacterium DNA segment CTTCATTGGCGTCTTTTCGCCGCTTTTTTCGGAGGCCGATCATGGGAGCTATCGGCGTGCATCTGTTTTTATTGACGGCGGTTTTTTCGGTCACGGTCCCGCTCGGCATCGTTGTCGTCGCGGGGCATACGCTGGTTGTCCTTGGCAAGACGGCAAGGCGCGTGGCCGACATCTGAGAACGGGAATCGTACGCGGAACGGGAGCGCGTAAACCGGCCCGTAAGGGCTTTTTGAGAGCAAGAACGGAGGAGTTTGTATGGAAGCAGTCGGACTTGACACGGTATGGGTGTTGGTGAGCGCCGCCCTCGTCTTCTTTATGCAGGCGGGGTTCGGCATGGTCGAGGCGGGGTTCATTCGCGCGAAGAACACCTGCAACATTCTGATGAAGAACTTCATGGACTTCTGTATCGCGTCCCTGATGTTTTTCCTTGTCGGATACGCGCTGATGTTCGGCAAGGGCAACGGATTCATCGGGTTTTCGGGCTTTTTGATGAACGACGCGCCGAATCCGTCCGCCATCCCGACGATGGCGTTCTGGATGTTCCAGGCGGTGTTCGTCGGCGCGGCGGCGACGATCGTCGCGGGCGCGGTGGCCGAGCGCATCAAGTTCAAAGCCTATTTGATCTACACGATTCCGCTGTCGATGCTGATCTATCCGATCATCGGGCACTGGACGTGGGGCGGCGGATGGCTTTCCGGCCTGGGCTTCGCGGACTTCGCGGGCTCGACGGTTGTGCACGCCACGGGCGGATTCGCGGGCTTGATGGGCGCCATCGCCCTGGGGCCGCGCCTTGGCAAGTTCACGCCCGACGGCAAGCCGCAGGCGATTCCCGGTCACAATATCCCGATCGCGTCGCTTGGCGTTTTCATCCTCTGGTTCGGATGGTTCGGATTCAATGGCGGATCGAACCTCGCCGTCGGCAACGGCGTTGCCATCTCGCTGATCTGCGTCAACACGATGCTCGCCGCGGCGGCGGGCGCTCTCAGCGCGATGCTCTTTGTCTGGGTCCGCTACGGTACGCCCGATCTTTCGATCACCATGAACGGCGCGCTCGCGGGCCTCGTCGGCATCACCGCCGGTTGCGCGTTCGTCTCGCCGCTCGCGGCGATTGCCATCGGCCTTGTCGCGGGCATCATCCTGGTTTTCGGCGTAGGCCTTCTCGACAAGGTGGGCATCGACGACCCGGTCGGCGCCGTTCCCGTGCACGGAATGAACGGCGTGTGGGGCACGCTGGCCGTCGGCATCTTCGGGCAGAAGGCGCTTGGCGTGGCCAACGACGGTCTGCTCCACGGCGGCGGCATCAAACAACTCGGAATTCAGTTGATCGGTTCGGCGGCGTGCCTCGTGTTTGTGGTCGTGACGATGGGCGCGGTCTTCTACGCCATCCGGGCGACGATCGGCTTGCGCGTATCGCGCGAGGAAGAACTGCGAGGACTCGACATCGGCGAGCACGGGATGGAGTCCTACAGCGGTTTCCAGATCTTCACCACCGACTAATCAACACGAGGAATAAACGCCATGAAACTCATTACCGCCTACATCCAGCCCGAAAAGCTGGCGGACGTTAAGAAATCGCTGTACGACGCCAAGGTGTTCAAGATCTCGGTCACGAACGCGCTTGGCTGCGGCGAGGAAGAGGGAATCCACGAGGTCTATCGCGGCGTGGACGTCGAGGTGAACCTGCTCAAGAAAGTGCGGCTTGAAATCGCGATCAACGAGAACTACCTCGAGCCGACCATCAACGCGATCATCAAGGGCGCCCGCACGGGCAAGGTCGGCGACGGAAAGATCTTCGTCCAGGACCTGACCGAGTGCGTGCGCATTCGCTCCGGCGAACGGGGCGGAAATGCCATCGGTTGACGCGCGGCGCCCGCCCACGATGCGGCGGTCGCCGTTTCATTCCAAACCATTCGGAAAGGGGTGCCCGATGAATCGAATTTTGGCTGTTGTCCTCGGGGTGTGCCTTCTTGCAAGCGCCGGTTCCGCGCTCGCGCAGGACGACGACGCGGATCCCTGGTATTCGTGGATCGCCTTCAGCGGCTACCTGGATACGCGCGTGAGCTACTACAGCTTCACGCCCGACGTTGACGTTGACGATTTCGACGTGAGCTCGAGCGACATTTCGGTGTTCGAATCCGCCCTCGCGGCGACCATGACGCCCACGGAATTCGTTGAATCGACCGTGGTGTTGTATTTCGTGGACGGCGCGCGCGGCGTCGACACGGACCTCAATCTCCGCCACCACGGCGAAGGCCTGACGGTGGACGAGTACTACCTGATCCTTAAATACGCCGGCGCGTACGCCAAGCTTGGCAAATACTACCCGCCGATCGGCGATTTCACGACCTACGGCATCAGCTATACGCGCGTGCAGGACCTGTTCTGGACGCGCGCGTCGGCGGCGGGGCTCGGGTACGATCACGATTACTTTTCGGTCTCGGCGCACGCCTTCAACGGCGCGTTCGACCAGGTCGAGTTCACCGGCGGCGTGCCGGAGGTGGCCGACGATAACATCGACACCTTCGCGGCGGCGCTGTCGGTCAATCCGCTCGCCGGCGTCGACGACTACGACCTGACGATCGGCGGTTACTTCCTTTCCGACGCCACCGAGACGCTCGCGGGGCTCGGAAGCCTTCTGGCGACGACGCCGTTCGATCCCGGAACGCCTCTCGACCCGAGCGACGATTCGACCTTC contains these protein-coding regions:
- a CDS encoding P-II family nitrogen regulator, which encodes MKLITAYIQPEKLADVKKSLYDAKVFKISVTNALGCGEEEGIHEVYRGVDVEVNLLKKVRLEIAINENYLEPTINAIIKGARTGKVGDGKIFVQDLTECVRIRSGERGGNAIG
- a CDS encoding ammonium transporter, whose amino-acid sequence is MEAVGLDTVWVLVSAALVFFMQAGFGMVEAGFIRAKNTCNILMKNFMDFCIASLMFFLVGYALMFGKGNGFIGFSGFLMNDAPNPSAIPTMAFWMFQAVFVGAAATIVAGAVAERIKFKAYLIYTIPLSMLIYPIIGHWTWGGGWLSGLGFADFAGSTVVHATGGFAGLMGAIALGPRLGKFTPDGKPQAIPGHNIPIASLGVFILWFGWFGFNGGSNLAVGNGVAISLICVNTMLAAAAGALSAMLFVWVRYGTPDLSITMNGALAGLVGITAGCAFVSPLAAIAIGLVAGIILVFGVGLLDKVGIDDPVGAVPVHGMNGVWGTLAVGIFGQKALGVANDGLLHGGGIKQLGIQLIGSAACLVFVVVTMGAVFYAIRATIGLRVSREEELRGLDIGEHGMESYSGFQIFTTD